From Chloracidobacterium sp. N, the proteins below share one genomic window:
- a CDS encoding cytochrome C oxidase subunit IV family protein: MGQATQQPATHHANGHSHAHPTISPATYLLVLVALVIGTVVTVWTASMDLGAFNTPVALAIAIGKAALIILYFMHIRYSTWLTRTVVIGSFFFLIVLFGLTFADYFTREKTHEIPSLYSPDPILKQQ; encoded by the coding sequence ATGGGACAGGCGACACAACAGCCAGCCACACACCATGCCAACGGGCATAGCCATGCCCATCCCACGATTTCCCCGGCGACCTATCTTCTCGTGCTCGTGGCGCTGGTCATCGGCACGGTGGTTACGGTCTGGACAGCCAGCATGGACCTGGGAGCGTTCAATACGCCGGTGGCGCTGGCGATTGCCATCGGCAAGGCGGCGCTCATCATTCTGTATTTCATGCACATCCGGTACAGCACCTGGCTGACGCGAACCGTCGTCATCGGTTCGTTTTTCTTTCTCATCGTGCTGTTCGGACTGACCTTCGCCGACTATTTCACGCGCGAAAAAACGCATGAGATTCCTTCGCTCTACTCACCTGATCCCATACTGAAACAGCAGTAG
- a CDS encoding cytochrome c oxidase subunit 3 family protein, with the protein MSNAHSPVAHHFYTIEQQKESATIGMWLFLATEILLFGALFTAYAVYRYKFPDAFMVASSRMDWKMGGLNTLFLIVSSVTMVFAVSSAEKGRRGGLLGFLAATGFFGTLFLVVKYFEYKHHYLDHDVPGLNFQWTGAPELANGAQMFFFLYFFMTGLHALHMIVGLGLLIWIFITAYQGKYSPEYYNPVEMFGLYWHFVDLVWIFLFPLLYLLGAHLPPGGGGHH; encoded by the coding sequence TTGTCTAACGCACACAGCCCTGTCGCCCATCACTTCTACACCATCGAGCAGCAGAAGGAATCGGCCACCATTGGCATGTGGCTGTTCCTGGCGACGGAAATCCTGCTGTTCGGCGCCCTGTTCACGGCCTATGCCGTCTATCGGTACAAGTTTCCCGACGCCTTCATGGTGGCCAGCTCACGCATGGACTGGAAAATGGGCGGTCTCAACACGCTCTTTCTCATCGTGAGCAGCGTGACCATGGTGTTTGCCGTTTCCTCGGCGGAAAAAGGCCGCCGGGGTGGTCTGCTGGGCTTCCTGGCGGCAACCGGCTTCTTTGGGACGCTGTTTCTCGTGGTCAAATACTTTGAGTACAAGCACCACTACCTCGACCACGACGTGCCGGGCCTCAACTTCCAGTGGACCGGAGCCCCCGAACTCGCCAATGGGGCGCAGATGTTCTTCTTTCTCTACTTCTTTATGACGGGTCTGCACGCCCTGCACATGATCGTTGGGCTGGGCCTGCTCATCTGGATTTTCATCACGGCTTATCAGGGCAAGTATTCCCCGGAATACTACAACCCGGTTGAGATGTTCGGGTTGTACTGGCACTTCGTGGACCTGGTCTGGATTTTCCTTTTCCCCCTGCTCTACCTGCTTGGGGCACACCTGCCGCCGGGCGGTGGCGGACATCACTGA